The following DNA comes from Methanobrevibacter boviskoreani JH1.
GGTATTATCTTTTTCTTGCTTGTTTAGAATTTTTAAAATGGTTTTTAATCAGTATAATTATATCTAAAAACTAATTATTTTTAAAACTATTTAGTAAAGTCACAGTTATAAAATCAAGCCATATATTTATTTAATCGTTTGATTGCACCTAATTTCTCATTATCATCTAGTTTTGACTGGTAAAGTGCATCCTTCATTGTTTCAATGGAATGATCATAAGTTTCCCTATCAACAGGATATGGGAAACCGTCTTTACCTCCATGTGCAAAACTGTATTTTACAGGATCCCTCCAGCTCGCCTTTTCACCATAAATGATATCACTGATTAATGCCAATGCCCTTATTTTCTTAGGGCCTATTCCATTAAGCATAATTAGCTCCTCATATTTTTCAGGCTGAATTTCATATGCCTTTTTAAGAACCTCGAATTCTTTATCTGACAAATCCATCTCAAGAACTGGATGATGTTGTGGCATTGTAAATTCTTCCTGATTATTGAAGTTACTGAAATCTGCAGGACTGTTATCAAAGAAATCCATTAAAGATGTTTGTTCTGGGTCTTTAGGTCTAAAGTATTTACGAAGGTGATCTGGATTGTCATTAATTAAATCGACACTAATCTTCTGTACTTCCTTACTTTCCTTAGATGCCATATTCAAGGTACTTTTTCTTTTTTTATCACAGCTTATTCCCGTGTGGGGATCTTCTAGGAAACTGTCAAACTCATCACTCATCCAATGATAGCGGCGGGCATATTTTTTATCGAGATTCATTCCTTGTTGAACAACAGCCCAATCTCCTTTTTCTGTTAGGAAGAAGTTATGTTGGTATAATGTGTAGCTGTCCTGGATACATGCATTGTCGATTTTAGCAGATAGCTTTGAGCTTTTTACAAGATTGTCTATATTTTTGTCTGAAAGATTGAAGTATTCCCCCTTGCTTTCTAATTGCCTTGGAGTTTTTTTGGAATTTTTCCCTTTACCACCTAATACAGCTATTCCGTGGTCTTCCGGTGTAAGTGCGGCTCTAAGTGCACCGCATGTTGTGGTGGTTGTACCAGAGGAATGCCAATCAAATCCTATAACACATGAGAAACTTTGAAACCAATATGGATCCGAGATTCTTTCTAAAAGCTCTTTCTGTCCATACTCTTCAAGTATGACTTCACTTATGGCCTTTGACAACTTTACCATCCTTGTCCATAACCATCTAGGCGCATGTCCTGTATGCATCGGTAAATTTGCTATTCCCTTTCTTTGCATATTAATGCCTTGACTTTATAATAATATAAATATTAAGAGTCCGTCTGAAAACTATTAATATTTTTTTCTATCTTTAATTCATCTGGTCTTTTTTCTAGTAAACAATTTCCATCTGAAAACTATTTAATTTTTTAGATAGATATAAATAAAATTTTTTATAAAAAATTAACTAACTAATTTTATGTTTAATGGTTTTTATAAGGAGGTGAATCGATGGAAAGAAATCAGCTGATTGTTATCTGTGTTTGTATTATTGTTTGTGTTACAGTAATCTGTGGATCTATTGTGATAGTAAACAACAATAATTCTAACAATGATGATTCCCAAGCAAATGTGGTTCAAAATAGTACTAATGGTTCTAATGTTGGAAATAATGGCAGCAACTCCACTTCATCTGCTGGCAGTGGTCTTGAACTTAATTCAGCGTCATTCTATTCAGATGGTAATCCGGATACAGGTGAAAGTGTCACACTAAACTTTGCAAATGGTAACTATCTTGATGACGTATATGTGACAGTTTGGTATTATAGGGATGGTGCGGCTTTAAACAGTCCAAGTGAACAATCCTATAAATTATCTAATGATCTAGCTTTTGAGGCTGTAGATAATACTCCAATGCCAGAATATCCAGATAGTGCCCGTATTAAGGTAAGATATAATGGTGTTGTAAATTACTATGACTTCTCTTTAGAAACTAGAACAGGTACTCAAACCTTAAGTCCATAATTTTAATTATTTTTTTATTTTTTATATAAAATTCTATTTTTACCTAAAATATACTTTCACCATTGGCTATTGCAACGATTGCAGGTAAATCTTTAACTTCTAATTTAAAACAGCCCTCGATTCCCTCTTCTTTAAACATGACACATTCCTTTGATATTACAGAATCTGTTAAAAGGGCCGCAACAGGAGGAGATACCACATATATGGAATTGTATTTTAAAAGGGCATCTTTTGTTTTATCATTTAATGCGCCTTTTCCAATATGGATTTTAACACCTGCCTTTGAAAGTATGGGGATGTTTGATTCTATGTCCTTTTTATTGGATGTTGTGGTGGCTATACCTGCATCACTTACTGCGGTATGCATAATAGCACTTCCTTTTATATCTATTGGAATGTCCTCATTGTTTCTAATCATTTTCGCTAATTTGGGAAGTACAGCATCCCTTCCAGTGTATATGGTTCCATTAATTAGAATCTTATCATTTATTTTTAACTGATTAAGTTCCTTATCTGATATGGGTATGTTTATATCAATCATTTTATCATTTCTAAAACGGTTTTTTTTAATCCTTTTAATTATTTCTTAATTTTTTTTCAATATAATATTCTTATTGTTTCTATAGTTATATTTTCCATTTAATTATTTTTAACTAATATTGGTTCATGGTATGATTATTCGATTTTATTCCGTTTTTTTATAAATACTACTAAATATTAAAAAATTATTTAAATGTATATAATAATAAATATAATTAATATGAATTTATATTGATTTTTCATTATGGAAAACTAAGGAGATTTTTATGATATATATTGATCCTGATTTATGTAAAGGATGTTTATTATGTGTAAACACATGTCATAAACATGTTTATACTGTTTCCAAAAAAGCAAATAAGAAAGGAGTATTTTTACCTATTCCTACTAATGAAAAAGAATGTTCTAATTGTAAAGAATGTGAGTTGTTATGTCCTGACCAAGCAATATTAGTAAACGTTCCAGAACATTGGTGGATGAATAAGAATAATACTTATGCATTTAATCCAAATTTTGCAAAGAGGAAAATATAACGATTTAACTTTTAATAGATGATTTCATAGTTTATTTAGATTAATTTTAAGATTTTTAGGAAAATTCTACAGAGAGGTTTATAAAATGGTAGAAAACTTATTTATTCAAGGTAATGAAGCTTGTGCACTTGGTGCAATTAAAGGGGGCTGCAGATTCTTTGCAGGTTATCCTATTACTCCTTCTACTGAAGTAGCTGAGAATTTGGCTAGATTACTTCCAAAATATGGAGGTTCTTTTGTTCAGATGGAAGATGAAATATCATCAATGGGTGCGGTTATTGGTGCTAGTTGGGGCGGTACCAAATCCATGACTGCAACTAGTGGTCCTGGTATTTCACTTATGCAGGAAAATTTAGGTTATGCATTCATGACAGAGACACCACTTGTGATTGTTGATGTACAAAGAGGTTCTCCTTCTACAGGTCAACCTACTATGGCAAGTCAAAGCGATATGATGCAGGCACGTTGGGGTTCCCATGGTGATTATGAGCCTATTGCATTATCTCCTTCCTCAGTACAGGAATATTTTGATTTTACAATCAAAGCATTTAACTTAGCTGAAAGATATAGGGTCCCAGTATTTTTATTAACTGAGGAATCCATTGGTCATATGAGGGAGAAAATTACAATCCCTGAGGAGGTTAAAATTACAGCAAGAAAAGAACCTACAATGGATACCGATACTTTCCTACCATTTAAGAATAGGAAAAATGCAACAAATCCTATGCCTGCATTTGGTGATGGATATAATGTTCATGTATCCGGTTTAACTCATGATGAAAGAGGTTATCCTGATACTAATAATCCTAAAACTCATGCAAGACTTGTAAAAAGACTATGTAACAAGGTTTTAAAAAATAGGGATAAAATCACACATGTTAAAGGCGAATACTTAGATGATGCAGATATAGTAATTGTAGCCTATGGGGCTCCTGTAAGATCAACTATTACCGCTGTTAAAGAGGCAAGGGAAGAAGGTATTAAAGCAGGATATTTAAAAATTGATACTCCATGGCCATTCCCAGATGAGAAAGTCAAGGCTGTTTGCGAATCTGCAAAACATGTGATTGTACCTGAGATGAACTTAGGCCAAATGGTTCATGAAGTTGAAAGGGTATCCCAGGGTGATGCAGAGGTACATCTTTTAAGTAAGATTGGTGGAGAGCTTCATAAACCTGGAGAAATATTATCTGTAATTAAGTCTGTTGGAGGTAATTAAGATGGCTGAAGAGATTGACGAATATACTATTAATGATGATTTTGAAAAACCAAAAAGAGCTGAGGCTCGTTACATTCAATATTTAAGGGAAGATAGATTACCTCACATATTCTGCCCAGGATGTGGAAACGGTACTATTATCAATACATTCTTTAAAGGCATGGAGGAAGCAAACCTGGATATTGAT
Coding sequences within:
- a CDS encoding DUF763 domain-containing protein, encoding MQRKGIANLPMHTGHAPRWLWTRMVKLSKAISEVILEEYGQKELLERISDPYWFQSFSCVIGFDWHSSGTTTTTCGALRAALTPEDHGIAVLGGKGKNSKKTPRQLESKGEYFNLSDKNIDNLVKSSKLSAKIDNACIQDSYTLYQHNFFLTEKGDWAVVQQGMNLDKKYARRYHWMSDEFDSFLEDPHTGISCDKKRKSTLNMASKESKEVQKISVDLINDNPDHLRKYFRPKDPEQTSLMDFFDNSPADFSNFNNQEEFTMPQHHPVLEMDLSDKEFEVLKKAYEIQPEKYEELIMLNGIGPKKIRALALISDIIYGEKASWRDPVKYSFAHGGKDGFPYPVDRETYDHSIETMKDALYQSKLDDNEKLGAIKRLNKYMA
- a CDS encoding fumarate hydratase C-terminal domain-containing protein, whose product is MKKNRFRNDKMIDINIPISDKELNQLKINDKILINGTIYTGRDAVLPKLAKMIRNNEDIPIDIKGSAIMHTAVSDAGIATTTSNKKDIESNIPILSKAGVKIHIGKGALNDKTKDALLKYNSIYVVSPPVAALLTDSVISKECVMFKEEGIEGCFKLEVKDLPAIVAIANGESIF
- a CDS encoding 2-oxoacid:acceptor oxidoreductase subunit alpha, whose translation is MVENLFIQGNEACALGAIKGGCRFFAGYPITPSTEVAENLARLLPKYGGSFVQMEDEISSMGAVIGASWGGTKSMTATSGPGISLMQENLGYAFMTETPLVIVDVQRGSPSTGQPTMASQSDMMQARWGSHGDYEPIALSPSSVQEYFDFTIKAFNLAERYRVPVFLLTEESIGHMREKITIPEEVKITARKEPTMDTDTFLPFKNRKNATNPMPAFGDGYNVHVSGLTHDERGYPDTNNPKTHARLVKRLCNKVLKNRDKITHVKGEYLDDADIVIVAYGAPVRSTITAVKEAREEGIKAGYLKIDTPWPFPDEKVKAVCESAKHVIVPEMNLGQMVHEVERVSQGDAEVHLLSKIGGELHKPGEILSVIKSVGGN
- a CDS encoding 4Fe-4S dicluster domain-containing protein, translated to MIYIDPDLCKGCLLCVNTCHKHVYTVSKKANKKGVFLPIPTNEKECSNCKECELLCPDQAILVNVPEHWWMNKNNTYAFNPNFAKRKI